CGGGCTGCTGTAAATAAAAAAGGGCAGCCTTCTAAGTTTTAAAATTCGTGTTTCAAACCTTTATATTTATTAGAATCGAATTATGAAAGAGGTCTAATAAGCCAGGGCTACCGTTACTTGATGTGGCCACTGCCCTAGTACCCTTACCATTTGATTTTGTTTGGTCAATTTTGAAAGTGGATGCTGTTAAATCTACAGGGATTATATAATCCTATTTCACAATAGGTGAGTATCCATGGGCAATCCTTATCTTGTTTGATGGCTTGGCTGCCGCTACAAGTAAATGTACTTTCATCATATTTAAGTGTGATTTGTATATTATTGGTTTGGCCATTACAGTTGGTTAATTGCATTACCATTTTAGTCTTGGTAGGGACATCACTTCCTTTTTCTAAATTAAAATCAAACTTAATAATATAGAGTCCACCCGAGTTAGTAGTGGTAAATCCCAGTTCTTTTAGTTTATATTTGGTGTCGCAACTGTCGGGATTCGATTCTTTATCATCAATTACTTTGTCTACTGCATTTGTAGCTTTTCCATCATTTTCAGCGGTTACTTTTTCATTTATCGCTGAACCAATGGTCTTTCCGTTTTCATCCATCATCGTTAATTTAATATTATATTCTTGCCCCAATGCATCTTTTGAAAAAGTGATGTCCTTGTTCACATACCTTTTTTTGTTGGTTGTACTTGAATTCTTTTTAAAGGTTGCAATCACTTTACTTGTAGATAGTGTAGGAGCGTTACCTGTTGCTTCTAGTTCAACAGCAACATTTGCTACTTCGTCTTTATCATCTCCTTTTACAATAATAACAAGTTTAAATTCCTGTGTTCCATTGTTGTTAACTTCGTCACTTAACAAACTAAGTTTCACATCTTTGATTTTAGGACCGTTAGCATAGGTACTTGCGTTTGCATTGAAGTCCATCATCCCGATGAGACCTACTAGCATTAAAAGTTTAATTAATTTCATTATGTTTTTTGTTTTATTTATGCTGCAAACAAGGAGCTTTTCCGTTTTTTATTTTAGGTTCGTCCTATGAAATGTAGGTTTGGGTTTGTGAATTGTTTTCATTTATTAGTTTACAGTTTAGGGTGTGCAGTTTATAGTATGCAGTTTGTTTTATTAGTTGAAACTGAGGAATTGAAATTATCTTCGCAGTATGCTTAAAGCAATTATAATAGAAGACGAAGCCCGTGCGAGGCGAACTCTGAAAACGTTGTTAGCAGAGAACTGCACAGATGTGGATGTGATTGCCGAGGCGGCAGACGTTCCTTCAGGGGTACTTGCTATCAAGGAACATCAGCCCGATTTGGTTTTTTGGATATCGAGATGCCCAACTTTGATGGTTTCCGTTTGTTTGAATTTTTGGACGAAGTGAATTTTGAAGTTGTATTTACTACTGCATATAATGATCATGCACTTCGGGCTTTCGAAGTTTCAGCCATAGATTATTTATTGAAACCTATACAAGTAGAGCAGCTCAAATAGCCCGCGATAGTAAAGATGCCTTTCTTACTTTGGTGGCTGACAAGGATTAATAATACCGAAACTCAATATATAATAGTCCCAAAAAAGAGGGACTAAACATATTCGGCATTACCATTCTAAAAACTAAATCCGCCACAGGCGGAGAACTATTATAGTTTAAGAATTGGTATAATATATTAGGTTAGGCTCTTATCTTTGCTGAAAATTAGCAGCAAGTAACAAGCTATTATTCATATCCCGATAAACTCGCTAGGCACAATTGTCTGTTAGAGTTTATCGAAGACAACCCTTCGACTCCGCTCAGGGTGACAATAGCAGAAAAATATAAAATAACAATTATAAAATATAAAATTCCCCTCCATGTGGCATAACAATATACTAGGAACCATTGGCAATACGCCATTGGTAAAATTAAACAAAATAACTGCGGGTATACCAGGTACTATACTTGCCAAAATTGAAACCTTCAATCCGGGCAATTCCATTAAAGATAGAATGGCCGTAAAGATGATAGAAGATGCCGAGAAAAGCGGCGTGTTGAAACCAGGAGGAACTATAGTTGAAGGCACTAGTGGAAATACAGGAATGGGACTCGCAATTGCTGCAGTAATCAAGGGTTATAAATGTATATTTGCTACTACCGATAAGCAATCGAAAGAAAAGACCGATATGCTAAAAGCTGTAGGGGCTGAAGTAATAGTTTGCCCCACCAATGTGGAACCATCCGACCCGCGTTCCTATTATTCTGTATCGAGAAGATTGGCTACAGAAGTGCCCAATGGTTGGTACGTGAACCAATATGATAATTTGAGTAATACGGTTGCCCATTACGAACAAACAGGCCCTGAAATTTGGGAGCAGACCGAAGGGAAAATTACCCATTTGATTGTTGGTGTTGGTACCGGTGGAACTATATCAGGAACGGGTAAATATTTGAAAGAACAAAATCCCGAAATCAAAATTTGGGGTATCGATACTTATGGTTCTGTTTTGAAAAAATATAAAGACACAGGAATATTCGACGAGGCAGAAATATATCCCTATATAACCGAAGGAATAGGAGAAGATTTTTTGCCCAAAAATATAAATTTTGATGTGATAGATTTATTTGAAAAAGTAACAGATAAAGATGGTTTGATCATGACCCGTAGAATTGCACGCGAAGAAGGTATACTCGTGGGGAACTCAGCAGGAAGTGCAGTTGCAGGCTTATTACAATTAAAACATTTATTAAAACCAACAGATGTAGTTGTTATTATTTTTCATGACCATGCAAGTCGTTATATGGGCAAACCTTTTAATGATGATTGGATGCGTGAACGCGGTTTCTTGGAAGAAGGAGTAATTACTGCAAAAAGTATTATAGACCAGAAAGATTTAAAACAATTTGTTACCATAAGCAAAGATGCATTTTTGCAGGATGCCGTTAAGCAAATGAAAGAATTGGATATATCACAAATACCCGTAACCGATGGCGATGAAATATTGGGAAGTATTACAGAAAGTATTGTGCTAAGTCAGATATTGGAAAATCCCTATAATATAAATAACAGTGTGGAGAAGGTAATGGGTAAGCCCTTCCCAGTAGTGGATTTGAACACACCCGCTGCAAAAATATCAGGTATGATAAACAAGAAAAATTCAGCGGTATTGGTTAAAGATACCATAGGCCAATTGCATATTATAACGGAATACGATTTGATTAGAGCAATAGCAAATTAGTATATCGCTATTTACTTTTTGTAGTTAACAAACATGCAACCATCAAAACCACTTACTGACCAAGACCTTCTAGCAATGATGAAGGCAGGCAATCAGCAAGCTTTGATAGAATTGTATAAAATGTGCTACGAAAGCGTGAGAAATTATATTTTAAAAAACAATGGCAGCGATGACGATGTTAAAGATACCGTGCAAGACGCCTTAGTTATTACGTGGCAAAAATCATTACAACCCGATTTTGAACTTACCGCCAAGTACACTACGTATATATATTCGGTAGCCAAAAATTTATGGTGGAACAAACTTCGTAAAATGAACAGAGAAACAGGTTTGGATAACTTGGCTGTGGAACCATTTGAGCAAGAAAGTGATACCAAGAAAATAGACTATAAGATATTAAAAAATTGTATGGACGAGATTGGGGAGACTTGCAAAAAGTTATTGGGTTATTTTTATTTCGATGGCTATAATATGAATGAAGTAGCCAAGCTCATGGAATTTGCAAATTCTGATACAGCCAAAGCAAAAAAATATCAGTGCCTAAAGAAATTAGAAACTGTAGTAAAATCAAAAATAAAAAAAGAAGATATATTATATTAATTTGGAAAGCGAAGGACCAAATATCGAAGAAATAGAAAAATACCTCAGCGGGCAAATGAATGCTTTCGATGCGGGATTGTTTGAGGTAAGACTCAGCAACGACGAGGCATTGCGTGAGCTGGCCGAATCGCTGCGAATGGCTATAGAAGTGGCCAAACAATACCGTGCCCATGAGTTGAAATTATTTATAGAAAAGAACGCTCCCAAAGTATATAAAAATACATTTTGGCAAACCACTATTATATATTCTGTTGCTGCATCTTTGGTTTTATTGAGTGTTAGTTATGGTCTACTTATTTATTTTGACAAGGATCAAAAACAAATGGCACAAGGACTAGAAAAAACCCAAAGTGCAAAACATGAAAAAGGGAAGAGTGCCTACATAGAGAATGAAACAATAAAAGAGGGCACGGATTCAGTAACTGGTAGTGGAATTGGAGTAAAAAATATGGAACTAGCAACATTGCAAGACTCTTTAAAATACGCATACAATATTAAGGAGGAGGACATGAAAATGCCTGCTGAAGAATCTATCACCTTGCTGAGCAAAGATATTGCCGCAGGAGCTACCACTGCCGACGATTTTAAAGTGCAAACTGATGAGTTGGTATTGGATACAAATTATACTACTTATTTAGCAATGGAAGTAGCAAACTTGGAAAAGAAAGCTTTGAAAAAGAAAAGTATAATATTACCACAAAGCAATAATAATAGAAATAATCAGGCTCCAGCTTCACGACAAAATGATAATAACAATAACGAAAGCGACAAAACTGTGGAGTACAAAGCATCTCCACAAATGCTTAATGTAGAGTTTTGGAAATCGCCAGTTAATTATAAAGGTTATCGTTATAATACCAAAAAACTTATTATTTATGGAATGAAACCCGCAGATATAACTTTAATAAAAGTGAAAGGTGTATTATATATAAAATCTGCTGGGCAATATTATAAGATTGAAGAGAACGATAGGTTCAATAATTTCTGGGCAGAGGCTGTGGCACCGGTGGAGGAGTAGGAGGTAAAATATGCCTCAGCGAGTCCTATGCTAGTTTACAATGCTTTGAAGCCCCGCCAAGCAGAAATTTTCTATATTATTTCTAATATATTATCGCTAATTAAATACTTATAGCCAAAGTGGAGACAACAATTTAGCACGATGTAACCTGCGAGTTATACATTGCTATACGGTGAAAATATTTGGAACTTCAATAATAGTTGTACAGACCAAAATACAATCTCGGAAAAACGATATTTAAGCTTAATTTTGCTTAATTATAATATGAAGATTGTAGTTAATCATAGCAAGCGTTTAAGCCAATTAGGTTATACTCCCTTGGGGCAATGTCATTAAGTTATGCATTTGCCTCTTTTTAAAAGGCCGTCCCTACAGGACTTATACCGACACTCAATATATAATAGTCAAAAAGAAAGGGACTAATCCCCCCGCATCCCGATAATTATCGGGATTAAGCGGGGCATTCGGGATGTAGTTCGGCATTACCATTCTACAAACCTAAAATAGTCCAAAGACTATTTTAGGTTAAGAATTTGTATAATATATGGTAATACAATAAAAACATTTTCTGCTACGCCAACTCTACAGTCCTTAATTTTGCCCCATGCAAATCCTGAAAGCTGAATTCATAAAGAGCAGTTCCCATATATCCCAATGCCCCAAGGATGACAGGCCCGAAGTAGCTTTTATTGGCCGCAGTAATGTGGGCAAATCTTCATTGATTAATATGCTCACAGGTAAAAAAGGATTGGCCAAAACTTCTTCAACGCCTGGCAAAACACAAACGATTAATCATTTCGATATAGACGGAAAATGGTATTTGGTGGATCTTCCTGGTTATGGTTATGCGAGGGTTTCCAAATCGGAGCGGTCACGGTTTCACGGTTTCATTACAGAGTATATTACCAAGCGTGAAACTATATATAGTTTGGGTGTATTGATTGATAGCAGACTATCGCCACAACAGATTGACTTGGATTTTATCGAGTTTTTGGGAAGCAATCAGGTTCCCTTTTTTTTGGTACTCACCAAAACTGACAAATTAAAACCAGCAGAATTGAAAATTAATCTGGAAAATTATCAGAACAAACTTTTGGAAACTTGGGAACAGATACCACCCATGTTCCTTACCTCTGCTACTGAAAAAGAAGGTAAAGACGAATTGTTGGCGTATTTACATAGCTTTTTAAAAAAATGAGGCACCTATGCACCACCATATAGGATAAAATGATAATTTGTAACTGTAGGCTCTATTTCGAAGCATTTGCAAAAACAATATTCAAATTGCAGTTGTTATACTTACTTCCAGATAAAATTCTATAATTGTAGTAAAAATTAATCCGCCGCGGCGGGCAAAATATAAAGTAAAAAATATAATATGAGTATAACAATCGGGCAACAAGCCCCCAATTTCACACTTCGCGACACTGAAAAAAATGTAGTATCGCTTGAAGATTTCAAAGGTAAGAATGTAGTAATTCTTTTTTTTCCATTAGCTTTTACGGGCACTTGTACCAAAGAGCTTTGCACTATTCGAGACGATATTAGTAACTATAAAAACTTAGGCACTGATGTGGTTGCAATTTCTGTGGATTCGCTATTTAGTTTGTTAAAGTTCAAACAAGAACAAGATTTGAACTTTACCTTATTGAGTGATTTCAACAAAGTTGCTTCTACGACCTACGATTGCTTGTTCGAAACATTTCCCAATGATATGAACGGTGTATCGAAACGTGCTGCTTTTGTAGTTGACAAAAATGGTATTATACAATATGCTGAGGTATTGGCTTCAGCAGGCGATTTGCCAAATTTTGATGCTATCAAAGCTTGTGTGGCTTCTTTATAGTAGCAAGTGGAAAGTAGCAGTATAAAGCCCGCCGTGGCGGGAAGTATATAGTATCAAGTACGAGCGTATGCTTTAGTATAACCCATGTGTAGGTAAGTTTGGCAAGGATGCGGGATGATTACTGATGGGGAAGCGTACAAATGATATATTATAATCCTCATTGCAAATTGTGATGGGGATTTTTTATTTAGTAAGGCATATATCTACTCAGAACACAATGGTTACAAATGCCTTTGGTCTGGCGTTGTCGCCGACCACTAAGGGGTGGTGCTAGGTTTTTTCGGTAGGCGACAACGCCAGTCCGAAGGCAGTACCGATAGTTTGTGTCTTGGGTAGCTATATGCCTTAAATAACAATTCTGTTACCTATTACAATTCGAGCATAGAATATGCAGTGGTTGGAGATAAAGAAAGTACTATATATTTGACACAGATTCTTTGCAGTGCCACCGAAGCGTCGGACTACTCAGAATGACGTTGGGAAGGTAAAAAAAATCCCCGCTTTTGGCGAGGACTTTCAGATATCAAAAAAAAACAAATCAAATTTTTTCTGAGGTTATTATATAATTTCTTTTATTATCTCATCAAGGTAATGGTTCCTCTTATTGTTTCGCCCACTACAAAATCGCTCGATGATTTACCTTCATATACTATTTCGTACATATATACATCTTGAGGGCATTCTTTTTCTTTTAAAGTTCCATTCCATCCTGGATCGTTTTCGTTGCCCACATATATTTGTTGTCCCCACCTGTTATATAATACCATGGTATATTTTTCTACACCATTGGTGGTAGGTTTGAAGTATTCGTTCAATCCATCATCATTAGGTGTGAAGGCGTTCGGTACATATACTTTGGGGTCGGTATATTGCACCACAATATGGCTATCGGGTGGGTTTGTATTGGTTTTTGTATCGGAAACGGAGATTCTAACATCACTGTAGCTTGAACATAATCCGTTTGTAACAGTCCACCTAAAAGTATAATCACCTTTAGTAAGACCACTTACTCTTGAATTGGGAGATGCAGGGTTTTCAATTGTAACGGCGTTACCACTTATCATCGACCAGATACCAGTTGCAGGAGATACAAAATTTCCATTTAAAGTAGCT
The nucleotide sequence above comes from Bacteroidota bacterium. Encoded proteins:
- a CDS encoding pyridoxal-phosphate dependent enzyme, translated to MWHNNILGTIGNTPLVKLNKITAGIPGTILAKIETFNPGNSIKDRMAVKMIEDAEKSGVLKPGGTIVEGTSGNTGMGLAIAAVIKGYKCIFATTDKQSKEKTDMLKAVGAEVIVCPTNVEPSDPRSYYSVSRRLATEVPNGWYVNQYDNLSNTVAHYEQTGPEIWEQTEGKITHLIVGVGTGGTISGTGKYLKEQNPEIKIWGIDTYGSVLKKYKDTGIFDEAEIYPYITEGIGEDFLPKNINFDVIDLFEKVTDKDGLIMTRRIAREEGILVGNSAGSAVAGLLQLKHLLKPTDVVVIIFHDHASRYMGKPFNDDWMRERGFLEEGVITAKSIIDQKDLKQFVTISKDAFLQDAVKQMKELDISQIPVTDGDEILGSITESIVLSQILENPYNINNSVEKVMGKPFPVVDLNTPAAKISGMINKKNSAVLVKDTIGQLHIITEYDLIRAIAN
- a CDS encoding sigma-70 family RNA polymerase sigma factor produces the protein MQPSKPLTDQDLLAMMKAGNQQALIELYKMCYESVRNYILKNNGSDDDVKDTVQDALVITWQKSLQPDFELTAKYTTYIYSVAKNLWWNKLRKMNRETGLDNLAVEPFEQESDTKKIDYKILKNCMDEIGETCKKLLGYFYFDGYNMNEVAKLMEFANSDTAKAKKYQCLKKLETVVKSKIKKEDILY
- the yihA gene encoding ribosome biogenesis GTP-binding protein YihA/YsxC, yielding MQILKAEFIKSSSHISQCPKDDRPEVAFIGRSNVGKSSLINMLTGKKGLAKTSSTPGKTQTINHFDIDGKWYLVDLPGYGYARVSKSERSRFHGFITEYITKRETIYSLGVLIDSRLSPQQIDLDFIEFLGSNQVPFFLVLTKTDKLKPAELKINLENYQNKLLETWEQIPPMFLTSATEKEGKDELLAYLHSFLKK
- a CDS encoding redoxin domain-containing protein codes for the protein MSITIGQQAPNFTLRDTEKNVVSLEDFKGKNVVILFFPLAFTGTCTKELCTIRDDISNYKNLGTDVVAISVDSLFSLLKFKQEQDLNFTLLSDFNKVASTTYDCLFETFPNDMNGVSKRAAFVVDKNGIIQYAEVLASAGDLPNFDAIKACVASL